In one window of Pseudomonas chlororaphis subsp. chlororaphis DNA:
- a CDS encoding spermine/spermidine synthase domain-containing protein — protein sequence MKRFVLLDTTPIPENGGALCLFEYGEDFVIKIQGGDGGQLMNTRMHGSEDALAEIPCRKVAGRPNSRVLIGGLGMGFTLASALKHLGKGAEVVVAELVPGVVEWNRGPLGEKSGRPLLDPRTVIRMEDVAKVLQAEPQGFDAIMLDVDNGPEGLTQKANSWLYSAAGLAACARALRPKGVLAVWSASADKQYSDKLRKAGFKTEQVQVFAHGNKGTRHTIWIAEKLKA from the coding sequence ATGAAACGTTTCGTTCTGCTGGACACCACCCCGATTCCCGAAAATGGCGGTGCCTTGTGCCTGTTCGAATACGGCGAGGATTTTGTCATCAAGATCCAGGGCGGCGACGGCGGGCAATTGATGAACACGCGCATGCACGGCTCCGAAGACGCCCTGGCGGAGATCCCCTGCCGCAAGGTCGCCGGGCGGCCGAATTCGCGGGTGCTGATCGGCGGCCTGGGCATGGGCTTCACCCTCGCCTCGGCCCTCAAGCACCTGGGCAAGGGCGCCGAAGTGGTGGTCGCCGAGCTGGTGCCGGGGGTGGTCGAATGGAACCGCGGACCGCTGGGGGAGAAATCCGGCCGGCCGCTGCTCGACCCGCGCACGGTGATCCGCATGGAAGATGTGGCCAAGGTGCTGCAGGCCGAACCCCAGGGGTTCGACGCGATCATGCTCGACGTCGACAACGGCCCCGAAGGCCTGACCCAGAAGGCCAACAGCTGGCTGTACTCCGCCGCCGGGCTGGCGGCCTGCGCCAGGGCCCTGCGACCCAAGGGCGTGCTGGCCGTGTGGTCGGCCAGCGCCGACAAGCAATACTCCGACAAGCTGCGCAAGGCCGGCTTCAAGACCGAGCAAGTGCAAGTCTTCGCCCACGGCAACAAGGGCACCCGCCACACCATCTGGATTGCCGAGAAGCTCAAGGCCTGA
- a CDS encoding YajD family HNH nuclease has translation MSSTNTSKLDRILADAQRDREMGYRDKALKMYPHVCGRCAREFSGKRLSELTVHHRDHNHDNNPQDGSNWELLCLYCHDNEHSRYTDQQYFGEGSLSTPKVAKATHNPFAALAGLMKKDEE, from the coding sequence ATGAGTTCGACCAACACTTCCAAGCTCGACCGCATCCTCGCCGACGCCCAGCGCGACCGCGAGATGGGCTACCGCGACAAGGCCCTGAAGATGTACCCGCACGTCTGTGGACGCTGCGCCCGCGAGTTCTCCGGCAAGCGCCTGAGCGAGCTGACTGTGCATCACCGCGACCACAACCACGACAACAACCCGCAGGACGGTTCCAACTGGGAACTGCTGTGCCTGTACTGCCACGACAACGAACACTCGCGCTACACCGACCAGCAGTACTTCGGCGAAGGCTCCCTGAGCACGCCGAAAGTCGCCAAGGCCACCCACAACCCCTTCGCCGCGCTGGCGGGGTTGATGAAGAAAGACGAAGAGTAA
- a CDS encoding cyclic nucleotide-binding domain-containing protein: MPEPTLLNNEIRDWLMDCGLFDQLLPADFNAAAGYFSISSIAQGQEIFREGDAGSFMCIIHSGQVAVQKTNSEGVRVTIATLRSGRAFGEMAVLDGERRSASCVAASDCRLLNLGKDSLEKMLNDAPKIAAKIIRALAVSLSRRLRMADGQLLSQQV; this comes from the coding sequence ATGCCAGAACCTACCTTGTTGAACAATGAAATCCGCGACTGGCTGATGGACTGCGGATTGTTCGATCAGCTCTTGCCGGCCGACTTCAATGCCGCCGCCGGCTACTTCAGCATCAGCAGCATCGCCCAGGGCCAGGAGATCTTCCGCGAAGGCGATGCCGGCAGCTTCATGTGCATCATCCATTCCGGCCAGGTGGCCGTGCAGAAGACCAACAGCGAAGGCGTGCGCGTGACCATTGCCACCCTGCGCAGCGGTCGGGCCTTTGGAGAGATGGCGGTGCTCGATGGCGAGCGGCGTTCGGCCAGTTGCGTGGCCGCCAGCGACTGCCGGCTGCTCAACCTGGGCAAGGACTCGCTGGAGAAAATGCTCAACGACGCGCCGAAGATCGCCGCCAAGATCATCCGCGCCCTCGCCGTGTCACTGTCCAGGCGCCTGCGCATGGCCGACGGGCAGCTGCTGTCGCAACAGGTCTAG